The Oncorhynchus kisutch isolate 150728-3 linkage group LG10, Okis_V2, whole genome shotgun sequence region AGGGTgtttcccaaatggtaccctatgccctatagggctctgatcaaaagcagtgcactatgtagggaatagaatGCAATTTGGGACATACACTGACTGACACTATGAAAGTTATTAACTATTAACACCCAGAAGAGAGGCGCTATCTTTCTTGACCTCTCTGTGACCTGTGGTGGAGAGTAAGTCTGAAGGTGTTAGCTCCCCTGGTTAGAAAAGGTAGTACAAATATGTTCATCGTTTCTACAAACTTCCTACTCGTGGTTTGTTAACTAGGATATATTGTTTCATTAATGTCAAATATATTCCTGTGTCTGGCCAAATACCCCTTAAACCCAAACATGGACACAAATTTAAAACAATAGAAGGAAATGATAGGAAGGGGTTGCTACTGGAACTCAAAAGCTACAAGCAAGGCAAACAGAAAGGTGGTGTATATGCTGTACAGCAGGCCCACTGGGTAAACAGAAGCAGACTGGGTCTGTGTGTTTATATTTATGACATctgcctccctctcactctctcaaacCTCTTCCACTTCTCTGAGGCTTGGACAAACAGTAGCTAGTGCTTTCATTGCTGCCCACACAGCTGCCCACACATTACTGTTGCTGTATTACTCTTCTCTCTGGGCAAGCTAACTGTACTGCTGGGGATGACTATTATAGGGCTGTTCACTTTTTTTAAAAGTTGGGCAGGGAGAGTTGTAGCTTGCAGCTGTGTCATCGTTTAGCCATTAAACCATAGTGGCCACCCCCTGTTTGATTCCAATTCTGTCGTTGACTTTGTTCTTCTCATTAATGTCTGACCACTGGGACTTTGACTGAACCAGCAGCACAGGAGATTCTGTCTTAGTTGtgttcttatccacagaggatgTTGGTGAGGATCCTGGTTCTGCTCTACCTGGCGGGGGCACCAGCCCTAGCACAAACCCTCTGCCAGCCTAGTAAGTTACTCAGATTGATCTAAAGAAGATGCTTATGTCCTCACAATTTCTACTTGTTTTATTGCTTTTGTGTTTGGTTGGTTGTCATTCTTTAGTTTATATTAGTgttacaaaatgttatgtttacaaCCTCTTATTGTGTCCCTGAATGTTTATTTTATCTAGTTCGCCAAATATCTGTAGTttaatgtagggagagagagactgtgcaaTACTTGTCAGCTGATCAGAGTTTTCTTGAGGAAGAAGTTCACGTGAATGAGTATGGTTATAATGAGTATTTTCATGATTTAAATGGTGTTTGATGCTGTTCTGTTGTTTATGCATTGTCATGTACTACTTAGAGGTTTCTAGTTCAACAGGGAATGTTTGAGTGGACACAGAGTAAATACTGTATGGTTGTACAGATAGTTCTTTATCAGGACGGTTTGAGGAACACTTTGTGAGGGATGTCCTATTTACTGTTGGTTTCATTGTCGTGATTCTTTTTTTGTTGGACTATTTTTGACCTATCAACCCATGTGATTCAAGCCCACAGGTTTGTGTCCTCTAAAAGAAAGTGTGTTCTTGTACACTCATGGTGAATCCAAAGATTATTCAAATGTGTTTTAGACGGGGGTGAGAATCACTCATCAAGATAAGTCTTATTCTGTCTGTAGATGCATCAAATGGCTACAGAGTGCGAATCAGCATCAAAACTGCTTTGGGAAATCAGGCCGTACGTACTATACTTCCAAGTGTTCTCTCACATCATGGGTCCGATATGAAGTTTGAAATACAACATGTAGAACTACATTGTGCTGGGTGATGAAATGTCCTTTTTTTGTCTGCAGTATGAATGGAATGAGAATGAAATGTTCCTTTTCCGAGCAACTATGGCCTTTGCCATGAGGAGGTACTATAAAACAGAAACTTACAAGTAAGAAAATCTACAGTTCCCTAAACTTGTGCCATATATTTGAACTGAAATCAAAGCACAGTGTTGTACAGCATAATGTTTTTTCCACTTCCTGCAAAGATGAATTTCCAGCATTCCTGTgtgcatattttatattttatgacTTCTGTTCAAGTCAATAAAAATGTATTCCTGGTGTGTTGGTGTAATGCTGACAACATGGCATTCATGGTATTATGATGTTTGTGGGACTTTTCCAGTGTCGACAACATTATCGTGTGTAATCAGACTCGGAGGGTGTCCTTCTGGTTTGTGGTGATATCACCAGAAAACCCCACCATGCTTATTCCTAAGGCAGATGTGGAAAAAGCTGTGAGGTAATTTCTTGGTCTACTTTAAAAGGAAAATATCCTGGTATACACCTGTAGATGAACTGAACTCTGAAGTAAAAAGGTGAACCTAAACAGCCACCTGAGTATCTGATAGATAAAACAGAAAATAGATATTATGCTTACAATCTGAACCACAAGGCAAGTGGTATTTACACAGATTCAGAGACCTGTAAAAGGTGAGATTTACCAATTGGACTTAAAGTAACCCATTCCatgctttttttaaattttaccaggcaagtcagttcagaacaaattcttattttcaatgacagcctaggaacagtgggttaactgccttgttcaagggcagaacgacagatttgtaccttgtcaagtcagggatttgaacttgcaacctttctgttactatcccagcgctctaaccactacgctaccctgccgtcccatgTCTAATAGCATGTCAAGGCATCGCATCAACAAcgccttcctcctgacagatagGACTCTGGAGTTTCTGGGCATCTACCCCACACTGGCAGAACCAGTCAACCCTGACACCCCTCCCTGGCTCATCGTGTTTGGAGTGGTCATAGGGGCTGTGTTTGCTGGAATCATCGCCCTGCTCGTATCCTCTCTGCTTCAAAAGAGACGGTGAGTCCACCCTTTGACAatacttctgtctctctgttgataaTGCTGTGTTTTGTTATTGAACTATGGCTTATTCTAACCCAGGAAAGAGAAAGGGATGATGGAGGATGGACAGGATGAAGAGGACAGGCAGATGAAAGGAGTGGAGAATGGCATCAACCTGGACGGCATCTACAACAGAGGATTCACAGATGACGATCGCTTCACAAAGCTGTAAAGGCTTCCCCTGTATAATGCTACCAAGAACAGGGTGGGCCAAGAGACACTAAAAACCCTTACAAATAGACTTTCATGGACTGTGTCTACAGTTTAAAACGGCATTTGCTGTTTATTTTGGTTGTGTTTAAAAcaattttgtgcccaatagaaatacatgataaattatgtattgtgtcattttggagtcacttttattgtaaataagaatataatatatttttaaacacttctacattaatgtggatgcgaccatttatattgggcacaaaataatatgaaagacaaccaaaacaaacagcaaatgcattcaacaagtttgtaaagtcacaagcttgatgtaatcattgcatgctaggaatatgggaccaaaaacTAAACTTTGGACTATTTTTAATAATACACATAGGTAtaggtgaatttgtcccaatacttttggtcccctaaaatgggggcgactatgtacaaaaagtgctgtaatttctaaacggatCACCCAAAAGTGATGTATATACccacaaattaaagctgacattctgcactttaacctcatagtcattgtatcatttcaaatccaaagtgctggagtaaagagccaaaacaacaacaattgaAACTTTGAAACTTTCAATTGAAAATACATTCTTAAACCATGAAGTTACCAAGTACTTCAGAGACAAAAA contains the following coding sequences:
- the LOC109898004 gene encoding collectrin, whose product is MLVRILVLLYLAGAPALAQTLCQPNASNGYRVRISIKTALGNQAYEWNENEMFLFRATMAFAMRRYYKTETYNVDNIIVCNQTRRVSFWFVVISPENPTMLIPKADVEKAVSMSRHRINNAFLLTDRTLEFLGIYPTLAEPVNPDTPPWLIVFGVVIGAVFAGIIALLVSSLLQKRRKEKGMMEDGQDEEDRQMKGVENGINLDGIYNRGFTDDDRFTKL